Proteins encoded by one window of Flavobacterium sp. N502540:
- the panC gene encoding pantoate--beta-alanine ligase, protein MFAVNFNNTAMHIFYGKVALIAYLKTIKTANSTIGFVPTMGALHQGHLALMQRSLKENDDTVVSIFVNPTQFNNPEDLEKYPRTLEEDVKKMRGLSDKMILYAPSVEDIYEGHTVSEAFDFDGLENQMEGKFRPGHFNGVGTIVKRLFEIVTPTNAYFGEKDFQQLQIVKKMVEKNHLPVNVVGCPIFREDNQLAMSSRNERLTAEERKEAAIIFKVLTEAKELFQKGTPEETIQFVENSFKDNERFELEYFVIADESTLLPIEHKNKDKNYRAFIAVFVNSIRLIDTISLN, encoded by the coding sequence ATGTTTGCAGTAAATTTTAATAATACTGCCATGCATATTTTCTACGGTAAAGTAGCTTTGATAGCCTATTTAAAAACTATCAAAACCGCAAATTCCACTATTGGATTTGTACCCACAATGGGAGCTTTACACCAAGGGCATCTGGCTTTAATGCAAAGATCACTGAAAGAAAATGACGATACCGTTGTGAGTATTTTTGTCAACCCAACTCAGTTCAACAACCCCGAAGATCTCGAAAAATATCCACGTACTTTAGAAGAAGATGTGAAGAAAATGAGAGGTTTAAGCGACAAAATGATTCTATATGCTCCTAGTGTAGAAGACATTTACGAAGGTCACACCGTTTCGGAAGCTTTTGATTTTGACGGTTTAGAAAATCAGATGGAAGGAAAATTCAGACCTGGTCATTTTAACGGAGTCGGAACTATCGTAAAACGTTTGTTTGAAATCGTGACTCCAACGAATGCTTACTTTGGCGAAAAAGATTTTCAGCAGCTGCAGATTGTTAAAAAAATGGTCGAAAAAAATCATTTACCCGTAAATGTTGTTGGCTGTCCTATTTTCAGAGAAGACAACCAACTTGCCATGAGCTCCCGAAACGAGCGATTAACTGCAGAAGAACGAAAAGAAGCAGCTATAATCTTTAAAGTACTTACTGAAGCAAAAGAATTATTTCAGAAAGGCACTCCTGAAGAAACGATTCAGTTTGTCGAAAATTCTTTCAAAGACAATGAAAGATTTGAGCTCGAATATTTCGTCATTGCTGACGAATCCACATTATTACCGATAGAACATAAAAATAAAGACAAAAACTACCGTGCCTTTATAGCGGTATTTGTTAATTCTATCAGGTTGATTGACACCATTTCATTAAATTAA
- a CDS encoding glycogen/starch synthase encodes MKDKRILYVSSEVVPYLAENEVSLMSYDVPKMINDQGGQIRIFMPRYGNINERRHQLHEVIRLSGMNLVVNDLDMPLIIKVASIPKERIQVYFIDNDEYFKRKATFADEDGVLYPDNDERAIFFAKGVVETVKKLNWVPDIIHVHGWLASMLPIYMKHYYKNEALFSETKIVTSVYGQSFDENLDLEMINKVKFDGVPHESVADLEIPNYENILKASILHSDAVIIASEHVSPSLTKFIESSGKPFLPFATKDAFAEAYTNFYKTMGL; translated from the coding sequence ATGAAAGATAAGAGGATATTATATGTATCATCTGAAGTCGTGCCTTATCTGGCTGAAAATGAGGTTTCTTTAATGTCTTATGACGTTCCGAAAATGATTAACGATCAAGGAGGTCAGATTAGAATTTTCATGCCAAGATATGGAAATATTAATGAGAGAAGACACCAGTTACACGAAGTAATTAGACTTTCAGGAATGAATTTGGTAGTGAATGACTTAGATATGCCATTGATTATTAAAGTTGCTTCCATTCCGAAAGAAAGAATTCAGGTTTACTTTATTGATAATGATGAATATTTTAAACGTAAAGCAACTTTTGCCGACGAAGACGGGGTTTTGTATCCTGATAATGACGAAAGAGCGATCTTTTTTGCAAAAGGAGTTGTTGAAACCGTAAAAAAACTAAACTGGGTTCCGGATATTATCCACGTTCACGGTTGGTTGGCTTCGATGTTGCCTATTTACATGAAGCACTATTATAAAAATGAAGCTTTATTTTCTGAAACCAAAATCGTAACCTCGGTTTACGGACAATCTTTTGATGAAAATCTGGACTTGGAAATGATTAATAAAGTAAAATTTGATGGGGTTCCGCATGAATCAGTTGCTGATCTGGAAATACCTAACTACGAAAACATCCTAAAAGCCAGTATATTGCATTCTGATGCTGTAATTATAGCTTCTGAGCATGTATCACCAAGTTTAACAAAATTTATAGAATCTTCAGGAAAACCTTTTTTACCTTTCGCCACGAAAGATGCATTCGCTGAAGCGTATACAAATTTCTATAAAACAATGGGTCTTTAA
- a CDS encoding glycerophosphodiester phosphodiesterase family protein, producing the protein MKKILVTIVLLLLFFETIQAQTHADKLINVLQDSKSKYVFVAAHRGDWRNAPENSIKALKKCIEMGVDIMETDVRLTKDSVLVLMHDTSIDRTTTGKGKLSDYTYAEIQQFYLTGGLNRKTYERIPTFEEFMLVAKGKILINVDKSWKYIDKIVEVLKKTGTLHQALIKGEDSYSEVYAKYGSLLNDIFYIPIVREEQTNQNTFVDDYLNKIHPIAFEVLYSFEKSPMFEQIKKIKQRGTRIWVNTLWGEMCAGHEDERAIDSPDTNWGWVIEHGATMIQTDRPTELLEYLKRKRLHTLN; encoded by the coding sequence ATGAAAAAAATACTCGTAACGATAGTACTGCTGTTACTATTCTTTGAAACTATTCAGGCTCAAACACATGCAGATAAACTCATTAATGTTTTACAAGATTCCAAGAGCAAATATGTTTTTGTAGCTGCACATCGCGGCGACTGGAGAAATGCTCCTGAAAATTCTATAAAAGCGTTAAAAAAATGCATTGAGATGGGAGTCGATATAATGGAAACTGATGTGAGACTTACAAAAGACAGTGTCTTAGTGTTAATGCACGATACTAGTATTGATCGTACCACGACCGGAAAAGGAAAGTTGTCTGATTATACTTATGCCGAAATACAGCAGTTCTATCTTACCGGTGGTTTAAACAGAAAGACTTATGAAAGGATCCCAACTTTTGAAGAATTTATGCTTGTAGCAAAAGGAAAGATACTAATAAACGTTGATAAGAGTTGGAAATATATAGATAAGATTGTTGAAGTATTAAAGAAAACAGGAACACTCCATCAGGCATTAATCAAAGGAGAAGATTCTTATAGTGAGGTGTATGCTAAGTATGGTTCACTATTAAATGATATTTTTTACATTCCCATTGTAAGAGAAGAACAAACGAATCAAAATACTTTTGTCGATGACTATCTCAATAAGATCCATCCTATCGCCTTTGAGGTACTGTATTCTTTTGAAAAATCACCTATGTTTGAACAAATAAAAAAGATAAAACAAAGAGGAACAAGAATTTGGGTAAACACCTTATGGGGCGAAATGTGCGCCGGTCATGAAGATGAACGCGCTATAGACTCACCTGATACAAATTGGGGATGGGTTATAGAGCACGGAGCTACAATGATACAAACCGACAGACCAACAGAATTATTAGAATATTTAAAAAGAAAAAGACTGCATACATTAAATTAG
- a CDS encoding RagB/SusD family nutrient uptake outer membrane protein — translation MKRIKVISFLCLMAQFSCTDDLYQDPITSKVAAKFYSTEIEIEEAVNGAYDGLQSNGLYGLNMVALGEIPSDATYDEVPLNDDGTFGKLDNFSVTSIVGSISETWRDSYKTIQRANVVLSRIEKIPFKVAAVRDNRIGEMKFIRALLYFNLVRLYGDVPLVTQETTDPNSYLGQGRTSAKIVYEQIIKDLTEAETLLPVKADKPGKVIKTAAQALLGKIYLTLNDLQNAKIWLLKVKDSNIHDLVPIADVFDINKETNKEILFSVQFASGINGNSEGSSMQQIFSPSGTISGAKGHNLPTKNLYSMYTVADSRKGKYVAITASGVPFSLKLTKSNTVPADGGSNVVVIRYADIILMLAEIENEQGNIALAKTYLNLIRTRAGLANTTAANQVDMRSAIDLERKLELVGEGDRWFDLLRKGTAITVMNQWFKSEGILITIDSHNLLMPIPLTEINTDPAMKQNPGY, via the coding sequence ATGAAAAGAATAAAAGTAATTAGTTTTCTCTGCCTGATGGCGCAGTTTTCCTGCACAGATGATTTATATCAAGATCCTATCACGTCAAAAGTAGCGGCTAAATTTTATAGTACAGAAATCGAAATTGAAGAAGCGGTTAATGGTGCTTATGATGGTTTGCAATCAAATGGTCTTTATGGGCTAAATATGGTGGCTTTGGGTGAAATTCCTTCAGATGCGACTTATGATGAAGTTCCATTAAATGATGACGGTACATTTGGCAAGTTAGATAATTTTAGTGTCACAAGTATTGTAGGTTCGATAAGCGAAACCTGGAGAGATTCTTACAAAACAATTCAGCGCGCTAATGTGGTGTTAAGCAGAATTGAAAAGATCCCCTTTAAAGTTGCTGCTGTCAGAGATAATCGGATAGGAGAAATGAAATTTATTCGCGCGCTTTTGTATTTCAATTTGGTAAGATTATATGGAGATGTGCCACTAGTTACTCAGGAAACGACAGATCCTAATAGTTATTTAGGACAGGGAAGAACTTCTGCCAAGATTGTATATGAGCAAATTATAAAGGACCTTACAGAAGCCGAAACTCTTTTGCCTGTAAAAGCCGATAAACCGGGCAAGGTTATTAAAACTGCTGCACAAGCTTTATTAGGGAAGATTTATTTGACCCTGAACGATCTGCAAAATGCTAAAATATGGCTACTAAAAGTTAAAGATTCTAATATTCATGATTTAGTGCCTATTGCTGATGTTTTTGATATTAACAAGGAAACAAACAAAGAAATACTATTTTCAGTTCAATTTGCTTCCGGCATAAATGGGAATAGTGAAGGAAGTAGTATGCAGCAAATATTTAGTCCTTCAGGAACAATATCAGGAGCAAAGGGACATAACCTTCCGACCAAAAATTTGTATAGTATGTATACAGTAGCAGATAGCCGTAAAGGCAAATATGTTGCTATAACAGCATCGGGAGTTCCTTTTTCTTTAAAACTTACAAAAAGCAATACAGTTCCTGCAGATGGAGGAAGTAATGTAGTTGTTATTCGTTATGCAGATATTATCTTAATGTTGGCAGAAATAGAAAATGAACAAGGTAATATTGCCTTGGCGAAGACTTACTTAAATTTAATAAGAACCCGGGCAGGGCTTGCAAATACTACCGCTGCAAATCAGGTAGATATGCGAAGTGCTATTGATTTAGAACGAAAACTTGAATTGGTTGGAGAAGGAGACAGGTGGTTTGATCTGCTTCGTAAAGGCACGGCAATAACGGTAATGAATCAGTGGTTTAAAAGTGAAGGAATATTGATCACTATCGATAGTCACAATCTCTTAATGCCAATTCCTCTAACAGAGATTAACACAGATCCGGCTATGAAACAAAATCCGGGTTATTAG
- the glmS gene encoding glutamine--fructose-6-phosphate transaminase (isomerizing) produces MCGIVGYIGHREAYPIVVKGLKRLEYRGYDSAGVMLYDTESGIKLCKTKGKVSDLEAKAKENLDATGSIGIGHTRWATHGVPNDVNSHPHLSNSGELVIIHNGIIENYAPLKEELKKRGYTFKSDTDTEVLVNLIEEVQKNEGLKLGKAVQIALNQVVGAYAIAVFDKKNPNEIVAARLGSPLAIGVGEGEYFIASDASPFIEYTSNAIYLEDGEMANIRLHKPLKVRKIKDDSLVDPYIQQLQMNLEQIEKGGYDHFMLKEIYEQPSVIKDTYRGRLHANEGIVQMAGVEDNLEKFLNAKRILIVACGTSWHAGLVAEYIFEEFTRIPVEVEYASEFRYRNPIINKDDVVIAISQSGETADTMAAIKLAKENGAFVFGVCNVVGSSISRESHAGAYTHAGPEIGVASTKAFTTQITVLTMIALRLGKAKGTLSNTDFHTYLQELEIIPEKVAEALETNDRAKEIAAAFKDAPNCLYLGRGYNFPVALEGALKLKEISYIHAEGYPAAEMKHGPIALIDEHMPVIVIAPKQGHYDKIVSNIQEIKSRSGKIIAVVTKGDTQVRELADYVIEIPETSDALSPLITTIPLQLLSYYIAVMRGCNVDQPRNLAKSVTVE; encoded by the coding sequence ATGTGTGGAATTGTTGGATATATCGGTCATCGAGAGGCTTATCCTATTGTAGTCAAAGGATTAAAGCGACTCGAATACAGAGGATATGACAGTGCCGGTGTTATGTTGTATGACACTGAATCAGGGATAAAACTTTGTAAAACAAAAGGGAAGGTTTCGGATCTTGAGGCTAAAGCCAAAGAGAACTTAGACGCTACCGGAAGCATAGGAATTGGACATACACGTTGGGCAACTCATGGAGTTCCAAATGATGTAAATTCACACCCGCATCTTTCTAACTCAGGAGAGTTGGTTATAATTCATAATGGAATTATTGAGAATTATGCACCGCTAAAAGAAGAATTAAAAAAGAGAGGTTATACTTTTAAATCAGATACAGATACCGAAGTTTTAGTGAACTTAATTGAAGAAGTTCAGAAAAATGAAGGTTTGAAATTGGGTAAAGCAGTTCAGATTGCTTTAAATCAGGTAGTAGGAGCTTATGCAATTGCTGTTTTTGATAAAAAGAACCCAAATGAAATTGTAGCTGCCAGATTGGGTAGCCCATTGGCAATTGGTGTTGGAGAAGGAGAGTATTTTATTGCCTCTGATGCTTCGCCTTTTATTGAGTACACTTCAAATGCGATCTATCTTGAAGATGGTGAAATGGCAAACATCAGATTGCACAAACCGCTTAAAGTTAGAAAAATCAAAGATGATTCATTAGTAGATCCTTACATTCAGCAGCTTCAAATGAACTTGGAGCAAATTGAAAAAGGAGGTTATGATCATTTCATGTTGAAAGAAATCTACGAGCAGCCAAGTGTAATAAAAGATACGTACAGAGGAAGACTTCATGCAAATGAAGGAATTGTTCAGATGGCTGGTGTTGAAGATAATCTGGAAAAATTCTTAAACGCAAAACGTATTTTAATCGTTGCTTGTGGTACTTCATGGCATGCCGGTTTAGTTGCCGAGTACATCTTTGAAGAATTCACCCGTATTCCTGTTGAAGTAGAATACGCATCAGAATTCAGATACCGTAATCCAATCATCAACAAAGACGATGTAGTAATTGCGATTTCTCAATCAGGAGAAACGGCAGATACGATGGCGGCTATTAAGTTGGCGAAAGAGAATGGAGCGTTTGTTTTCGGAGTTTGTAATGTAGTAGGTTCTTCTATTTCAAGAGAAAGTCATGCCGGTGCTTATACGCACGCAGGGCCAGAAATTGGAGTGGCTTCAACAAAAGCATTTACAACTCAAATTACAGTTTTAACCATGATCGCATTGCGATTAGGTAAAGCAAAAGGAACGTTATCCAATACGGATTTCCATACCTACTTACAAGAATTAGAGATCATCCCTGAAAAAGTAGCAGAAGCATTAGAAACGAACGACAGAGCAAAAGAAATTGCAGCAGCATTTAAAGATGCGCCAAATTGTTTGTACTTAGGACGTGGTTATAATTTCCCGGTAGCATTGGAAGGAGCATTGAAGCTTAAAGAGATCTCTTATATCCATGCTGAAGGTTATCCTGCTGCCGAAATGAAACACGGGCCAATTGCTTTGATTGATGAGCACATGCCGGTTATCGTTATTGCGCCAAAACAAGGACATTACGATAAGATTGTAAGTAACATTCAGGAAATTAAATCCAGAAGCGGTAAAATCATTGCTGTAGTTACTAAAGGAGATACACAGGTTCGTGAATTAGCCGATTATGTAATTGAGATCCCTGAGACTTCAGATGCATTGTCTCCACTGATCACAACCATACCTTTACAATTGCTTTCGTATTACATCGCAGTAATGAGAGGTTGTAACGTAGATCAGCCTCGTAACCTGGCAAAATCAGTTACGGTAGAATAG
- a CDS encoding DUF4270 domain-containing protein: MYNTSFVKKILLVATVVLLYSCDKDFNAIGDGLIGDDHFGLESEKYEVLAYNQEVTPIQSNGSVNYGLGIYDNAVFGSSTASFVTQVSLDTYAPTIGDAPEIVSVVLSVPYFNHVKSTDPSGNRTFVLDSIYGAANGKIKLGVYESGVQMRNSFFDGGAQFAQLYNTDMDTDTGVADYINFDKSKKPYVAPGKTEGTPLNDDSDITQNEQFFFNASEITDTTTDPTTGKETSTKVAPEMRLKLNKTFFLDKILKAPAAKLASADVFQEYFRGLYFKVERSGTSPANMALLNFATNGKITIKYKAKTAITTDPEDTKEDKTLTIKLTGASASLLKEAKDAAYASAITNPNNKTGDDRLYLKGGQGSLAVLELNGFGAKLDEIRAKNWLVNEANLVFSIDTEKMKDTYEPKRVYLYNLDDNVPILDYVSDQTSSSNPLMNKAIYSGIINVDAATKKGTTYKIRLTNHIRNMIKNATVKNVKLGLVVTGDASTIASNKLKLKNSVISEVPRASVISPLGTVLFGGTSSATIPTGKKLQLEVYYTKPN, encoded by the coding sequence ATGTACAATACTTCTTTTGTTAAGAAAATACTATTAGTTGCAACAGTTGTCCTTTTATATTCTTGCGATAAAGATTTTAATGCGATTGGTGATGGCTTGATCGGAGATGATCACTTCGGTCTGGAATCTGAAAAATATGAAGTTTTAGCTTATAATCAGGAAGTAACTCCAATCCAGTCAAACGGATCGGTAAATTATGGTTTAGGTATTTACGATAATGCAGTTTTTGGTAGTTCAACTGCCAGTTTTGTTACTCAGGTTAGTTTAGATACGTATGCGCCTACAATTGGTGATGCTCCTGAAATAGTGAGTGTGGTACTTAGCGTTCCTTATTTTAATCATGTTAAAAGTACTGATCCTAGTGGTAACAGGACATTTGTGCTAGATTCTATTTATGGCGCTGCAAATGGTAAAATTAAATTAGGCGTGTATGAGTCTGGGGTTCAAATGCGTAATTCCTTTTTTGACGGAGGGGCGCAATTTGCACAGCTGTATAATACCGATATGGACACAGATACAGGTGTAGCCGATTATATTAATTTTGATAAATCTAAAAAGCCTTATGTGGCTCCGGGAAAGACTGAAGGAACTCCTTTAAACGATGATTCTGATATCACGCAAAATGAGCAGTTTTTCTTTAATGCAAGTGAGATTACAGATACAACTACAGATCCAACAACTGGTAAAGAAACAAGTACAAAAGTTGCCCCGGAAATGCGTTTGAAACTGAATAAAACCTTCTTTCTGGATAAAATTCTTAAAGCTCCGGCTGCAAAATTGGCTTCTGCTGATGTTTTTCAGGAGTATTTCAGAGGATTATATTTTAAGGTGGAACGTTCAGGAACCAGTCCGGCCAACATGGCTTTGCTGAATTTTGCAACAAATGGTAAAATTACGATCAAGTACAAGGCAAAAACGGCTATAACAACAGATCCTGAGGATACAAAGGAGGATAAGACCTTGACAATTAAGCTAACAGGTGCTTCGGCAAGTTTGCTTAAAGAAGCAAAAGATGCAGCTTATGCCAGTGCGATAACGAATCCGAATAATAAAACAGGAGACGACAGACTTTATTTAAAAGGAGGACAAGGATCTTTAGCGGTATTGGAACTGAATGGTTTTGGAGCAAAACTGGACGAAATCAGGGCTAAAAACTGGTTAGTTAATGAGGCTAATTTGGTTTTTTCTATTGATACTGAAAAAATGAAGGATACTTATGAGCCAAAACGAGTTTATTTGTACAATCTGGATGATAATGTGCCTATTTTAGATTATGTTTCTGATCAGACTTCTTCATCTAATCCGTTAATGAATAAAGCAATATATAGCGGGATTATTAATGTAGATGCTGCAACTAAGAAAGGTACTACCTATAAAATTAGATTAACGAATCATATTCGTAATATGATTAAGAATGCAACTGTGAAAAACGTAAAGTTAGGTTTGGTGGTGACAGGTGATGCAAGCACAATAGCTTCTAACAAATTAAAACTAAAAAACAGCGTTATCTCAGAGGTGCCTAGAGCCTCAGTTATTAGTCCATTAGGGACGGTATTATTTGGAGGCACTTCAAGTGCAACTATTCCAACAGGGAAGAAATTACAGCTTGAAGTTTACTACACGAAACCAAATTAA
- the panD gene encoding aspartate 1-decarboxylase — MQIQVIKSKIHRVKVTGADLNYIGSITIDETLLEASNIIEGEKVAIVNINNGERFETYAIKGEKNSGEITLNGPAARKVQKDDIIIIISYATLEFEEAKTFKPWIIFPNENDNSLT, encoded by the coding sequence ATGCAAATTCAAGTTATAAAATCTAAAATTCATCGAGTAAAAGTGACCGGCGCTGATTTAAATTATATTGGCAGCATTACTATTGATGAAACTTTACTGGAAGCTTCAAACATCATTGAAGGCGAAAAAGTAGCAATTGTAAACATCAATAATGGCGAACGTTTTGAAACTTACGCAATCAAAGGAGAGAAGAATTCAGGAGAAATTACTCTGAACGGACCTGCCGCGAGAAAGGTTCAAAAAGACGACATTATCATTATCATCTCTTATGCTACCCTGGAGTTTGAAGAAGCTAAAACTTTCAAACCATGGATCATTTTCCCAAATGAAAACGATAATTCGTTAACGTAA